In one Betta splendens chromosome 14, fBetSpl5.4, whole genome shotgun sequence genomic region, the following are encoded:
- the cfap298 gene encoding cilia- and flagella-associated protein 298: protein MVQLHVKRGDESQFLFNTSVDAPLETVIAQIAAIYNGRLKVDRLCSEIPELADHGITLPPNMQGLTEEQVVELKLEDEWEDKCVPSGGPVSRKDEIGRRNGHAPNDKMKEVLMRTVEEAKALVSKKQAQANVCVTMEMVKEALDQLRGAVMIVYPMGLPPYDPIRMEFEDREDLSGTQAFLQVIPEDECQLWWAAKEMQRGKKLQDYVGKNEKTKLVVKIQKKGQGAPAREPLITDEQQKQMMLHHHRRQEELKKLEEADDDSYLDSEWSDRQALKKKFQGLTNIKWGPR, encoded by the exons ATGGTGCAGCTGCACGTGAAACGCGGAGACGAAAGCCAGTTTCTCTTTAACACATCCGTGGACGCTCCGCTGGAGACGGTGATCGCGCAAATTGCGGCCATTTACAACGGGAGACTCAAAGTGGACAGATTGTGCTCAG AGATCCCAGAGCTCGCGGACCATGGCATCACGTTGCCGCCCAACATGCAGGGGctcacagaggagcaggttgTCGAGCTGAAACTTGAAGATGAATGGGAAGACAAGTGCGTGCCTAGTGGGGGGCCGGTGTCTAGGAAGGATGAGATCGGGAGGAGGAATGGACATG CTCCGAATGATAAAATGAAAGAAGTGTTGATGAGAACAGTGGAGGAGGCAAAGGCACTTGTCTCCAAA AAACAAGCTCAAGCAAACGTTTGTGTCACGATGGAGATGGTAAAAGAAGCCCTGGATCAGCTAAGAGGGGCGGTCATGATTGTCTATCCCATGGGCCTGCCGCCTTATGACCCGATCAGAATGGAGTTTGAAGACCGGGAGGACCTTTCAGGAACACAA GCTTTTCTGCAAGTGATCCCAGAGGATGAGTGCCAGCTATGGTGGGCTGCCAAAGAGATGCAAAGAGGGAAGAAACTACAGGATTATGTtggcaaaaatgaaaaaacaaaacttgtGGTGAAAATTCAAAAG AAAGGTCAGGGTGCACCAGCAAGAGAGCCACTGATCACAGATGAACAGCAGAAGCAGATGATGCTGCATCAccacaggaggcaggaggagctcaAG AAACTAGAAGAGGCAGACGATGATAGCTACCTGGACTCAGAGTGGTCTGACAGACAAGCCCTCAAAAAGAAGTTTCAAGGCCTCACCAACATCAAATGGGGGCCTAGATAA